Genomic segment of Candidatus Eisenbacteria bacterium:
GCCGGTACCGTCGCGTGGGCACCGAAATCCTCCGAACCGACCGGGAGGGCGCCATTCGACTCACGATCACGAGGGCGGGCGCGTGGATCTCGACCCGCGCGCATCCCGCGCCGCGATGGCTCGGGTGGCGCGATGACTCGCGGTAACCCCTTCGGCGGATGCTCCTTGAGTCAGGAGCGCCGCGAGTGCTATAGATTATCGATGAAGCCGCTCCGGCTGCTCCTCCTCGCCTCCGGGCAGGGGAGCCATGTCGCGAACCTGATCGATGCGACGCGTGACGGCCGGATCGAGGGCAGGGTCACGCGGGTGGTCACGGATCGGGCGGACGCCCCGGCGCTCGAGCGAGCGCGGGAGCGCGGCATCACGGCCGAGGTGCTGCCGGAATCTCCCGCGGGGTCGAGACTGGCGCGCGACGCCGAGGACCGTCTTCTCGCGATCGCGCGAGAGGACCGTCCGGATCTCGTCGCGCTCTGCGGCTTCATGCGGCTCCTTCGTCCGGAGACGCTTCAAGGGATCGAAGTTCCGGTCCTGAACGTCCACCCGTCGCTCCTCCCACGCTTTCGAGGGCTGAACGCACAGCGTCAGGCGATCGAGGCCGGGGCGGCCGTCACCGGTGCGACGGTGCATGTTGTCGATTCGGGAATGGACACCGGTCCGGTGCTGCTCCAGGCGGAGCTTCCGATCCGGCCGGGGGAGACCGCCGAGGAGCTCTCGGCGCGGCTCCTGCCGCTCGAGCACCGGCTCTACGTCGAAGCCATACGAACCATCCAGCAGGGGGTGACGAAATGAAGATCGCCGATCGCGCGCTCCGCGACGTCGTGATCCCGGGCAGGCAGCCCGACTACAAGGGAAAGGTCCGCGACCTCTACGATCTGGGGGACGCGCTCCTCCTCGTGGCGACCGACCGCGTGTCCGCGTACGACGTGATCCTGAACGAGGGAATTCCGGG
This window contains:
- the purN gene encoding phosphoribosylglycinamide formyltransferase, producing MKPLRLLLLASGQGSHVANLIDATRDGRIEGRVTRVVTDRADAPALERARERGITAEVLPESPAGSRLARDAEDRLLAIAREDRPDLVALCGFMRLLRPETLQGIEVPVLNVHPSLLPRFRGLNAQRQAIEAGAAVTGATVHVVDSGMDTGPVLLQAELPIRPGETAEELSARLLPLEHRLYVEAIRTIQQGVTK